In the Gemmatimonadaceae bacterium genome, CGCGAGCGCGGGCATGGTCGGCGTGAACGTCGGCGTGCCGGTGCCGCGCGAGCCGTTTTCGTTCGGCGGTTGGAACGAGTCGAAGTTCGGGGTTGGGGATATTACCGGCCGCGGCTCGATCGAGTTCTGGACGCAGGCGAAGAAGATGACGACGAAGTGGAACAAAGAGGCGGGAGTGAACTGGATGTCGTAAACCTGCTGTCATCCCGAGCGAAGCGAAGGATGACAGCTCCGGAGGCACCATGGCTACACGTGCGGTCACGTTCACCGGCATCAAGTTCGAAAACCCGTTCCTGCTCTCCTCCGCCCCACCGACGGAGAGCGAGTCGAACATCTTGCGCGCCTTCGACGCGGGCTGGGGCGGCGTGGTCGTGAAGACGATCGGCCTGCACCCCGTCGTGAACGTCGTCGGCGCGCGGACGAAATTCTTCCGCACGACGCCCGACGACAATCAGGTGTCGATGAAGAAGCGCTCCGGTGCGGCGCTGCACGGCTCGTGGAATTGGGAGCTGATCTCCGACAAGAGCCTCGACTGGTGGGTGGCGCGCATTCGCCGGATCAAGGAAGTGCATCCGACCAAGGTGGTGATTGCGTCGATCATGGCCGGCTCCGGCAGCGACAAGGAGCTGCGCGCATGGCAGACGCTCACCGAAGCCGTGCAGGACGCCGGCGCCGACGGCATCGAGACCAACTTCTCGTGTCCGCACATGGACCGCAAGGACATGGGCTCGAACATCGGCAAGAACACCGGGCTCTGCTCCGTCGTAACGGAGGCGGTGAAGGAAGTCGCCAAGATTCCGGTGTGGACGAAACTGACGCCGGCGACGAACGACATCGTCGAAGAAGCCGGCGCATGCTTCCGCGGCGGAGCGGATGCGATCGTCTCGTCGAATACGTTCCCGTCGCTGCCCCTGATCGACCCCGAGACGCTCGAGTTCGAGATCAACGTCGACGGACTCGTGTCGAGTGGCGGTCTGGGTGGGCCGGCGATTCTCCCGATGTCGCTGGCGAACATGGCGCGCATGTGCCAGGCATTCCCGGACCACGCGTTCTCGGGGATCGGCGGCGTGAGCGATTTCTCACAAGCGGCGTCGTACTTCCTGCTCGGGTGCGGCACCGTGCAAGTCTGCACGGCCGCGATGCTCGATTCCGCGGTCGGTCCGAATGTGATCAAGCGATTGAACGCCGGACTCGATCAGTTCCTCGAGCGGCATGGGTATTCGTGTATTGAGGATTTCCGCGGGTCGCGCCGGGACAGAGTCGTGTTGCAGTCACAGATCCGGCGGCCGGACGGGGAGGGGTATCAGGGGGGCGAGGTGGTGGAGGGCTATGCGGCGCCGCTCACCGAGCAGCCGGCAACTTTGTCATCCTGAGGCGCGAAGCGGCGTGCGGCCGGCATCCTCGCGAGTCCTGGCGCAGGATGCAGCGTGCGGCCGTCATCCTCGCGAGTCCTGGCGCAGGATGCGGCGTGCGGCCGTCATCCTCGCGAGTCCTCGCGCAGCGAGGGCGAGTCGAGGATCTGCTCTTGGGTCACGCCGTTACTCAAACCATTCGTTCGCCAGATCGTCCCACGCCGGATTCGTACGTTCGATCAACGCGATCTTCTGCGCCCGCAACATGTGCTTGATCTGTTTTTCGCGGATGATGGCGAACATTGCTTCGTCGAAAACTTCGTAGTATACCAGTCGGTTGATCTTGTAACGCGATGTGAACGTGCAAAGACCATTTCGATGTTCCCACATGCGCCGCAGCAGATCATTGGAAATGCCGTTATACAAGTTTCGTGATTTGCTGGCGAGAATGTAAGCGTAGTATTGGCGCATGATCCGAACGCTATGACGCGTCTCGTGCGCGCCTGAAACCTTTTCATTGCGAGTCGGGGCAAAATGCGTGACCTCAAAGCAGATCCTCGACTTCCCTCCCCGTCGCTTCGCGAAGGGTCGGGTCGCGAGGATGACGGTCTCTCTTCTCCACCGCTGCGCGGGAGGACGATGGTCATGCCTCCCTGCCCCCACACCCCCCGCCCCTACACCGGTCCCTCGCGCGACGAGATCATCGCGATGCGCCGGCACTACACCAACCCGACCATCTTCACGCTCTACGCCGAGCCGCTGCTGATCGTCGAGGGATTCATGCAGTACCTGTTCGACGAGACCGGACGGCGCTATCTCGACTTCTTCGCCGGCATCGTCACCGTCTCCGTCGGCCACTGCCACCCGCACGTCGTGCGCGCGGTGCAGGAACAGTCGGCGACGCTGCAGCACACGACGACCATCTATCTGCACCCGAACTTCGCGGTGTTCGCCAAGCGGCTCGCGTCGAAGATGCCGAAGGGCTCCGGACTCGAGGTCACCTACTTCACGAACAGCGGCAGCGAGGCGAACGATCTCGCGGTGACCATGGCCCGTCTGCACACCGGCCACACCGACGTCATCGCGGTGCGCAACGGCTATCACGGCGGCAGTCCGAGCGCGATGGGCCTCACGTCACACAACACGTGGAAGTTTCCCGTCGGCGGTGACGGACACGTGCATCATGCCATCAATCCCGATCCGTACCGCAGCCCCTTCACCGGGACGCCTGAAGAGATCGCGACGAAGAGCGTTGCCGACATTCGCGACGTCATCCGCTACTCGACGCCCGGCAACGTCGCGGCGTTCATCGCCGAGCCAATTCAGGGCGTCGGTGGCGCGACGCGCGGGGCGCGCAACTATCTGCGCGAGGCATACGCCGTCGTTCGCGAGCACGGTGGGCTCTGCATCGCCGACGAAGTGCAGACGGGCTTCGGCCGCACCGGCGAACATTTCTGGGGTTTCGAGAACTTTGATGTCGTGCCGGATTTCGTCACGATGGCGAAGGGCATCGGCAACGGCGCTCCACTCGCCGCGGTAACGACGCGCATGGACATCGCGCGGACGCTCGCGCAGCGGCTGCACTTCAATACGTATGGCGGTAATCCCGTCTCGATGGCCGCCGGCCTCGCGGTGCTCGACGTCATCGAGCGTGAGGAGATTCAACGCAACGCGCGCGAGCGCGGCGCGGAGGTGCGCGCGGGACTCGAGCGGCTGCAACGCGCGCATCCTCTGATCGGCGACGTTCGCGGCATGGGCTTGATGCTCGGCGTCGAGCTGGTGAGCGATCGGGCGGCGAAGACGCCGGCGAAGAAACAGGCGGTCGAGGTGCTCGAGGCGTCGCGCGAGCTCGGGCTCCTGCTCGGAAAGGGCGGGCTGGACGGAAACGTGCTGCGCATCAAGCCGCCGATGTGCATCACGGCGGCGGACGTGGAATTTGCGATTGATGTGTTGGATGAGGCGTTGCGGCGGTCATCCTCGCGACCCTGAGCGTAGCGAAGGAGAGACGAGGATCTGCTCTCGAGTCACGTTGATTGGCCGATCCCGAAGGACGTTCATAGAAGCAGATCCTCGACTCGCCCGTCGGGCTCGCGAGGATGACACTCGGAGGGAAGAATGCACTTCGACACCATCATCAAATCCGGCAACGTCGTCACCCCCGCCGGCACCTTCACCGGCGACGTCGGCATCACCGGCGAGAAGATCTCCGCGCTCGGCGCCGACCTCGGCACGGACGCCGGCAAGGTCATCGACGCCTCCGGCCACCATGTGATCCCCGGCGTGCTCGACGTCCACGTCCATCTCGAGCTGCCGTTCTGCGGCACCGTCTCCGCGGATGACTACCGCAGCGGCACCCGCGCCGGCGCACGCGGCGGCGTCACGACGCTCATCGACTTCGCGATCCCGCCCGCCGGCGGCACGCTCAACGACGCCGCCGACCTCTGGATGAAGAAGGCGGAAGGCAAGTCGCTGATCGATTATACATTTCATATATGCATCACTAAATATCAGGATCAGAAAGACCAGATTCGCGGCATGGTCGAGCGCGGCTTCCCGACCTTCAAGGAATTCATGATCTATGAATCCGAGGGATGGCAGTCCGACGACCGCGCGCTCTTCGGCACGCTCGAGCGCATGCGCGAGTACGGCGCCATGCTGCTCGTTCATGCCGAATCGGCGCGCGTGCTCGACGAGCTGATCGCGCGCCATCACACACCCGAGCTCATGCGCGAATACGGCGCACGCCTGCACGCCATCACCCGCCCCAACTTCGTCGAGGCCGAGGCGATCCAGCGCGCCGTGCAGTGGAGTGAGGCGACCGGCGGACAGCTCTACATCGTCCATATGTCGACGGGCGAAGGCGCCGACATCATCCGCGCCGCGCAGACGCGCGGCGTGCCGGTCATCGCGGAAACGTGCGTGCAGTATCTCGTGCTCGACGATTCGGTATTCGCGCGCGACGACGGCCACCTGTTCGCCTGCTGTCCGCAGCTCAAGAAGCCGAAGGACGTCGAGCGCCTGTGGGCCGGCCTCAAGCACGGCGAAGTATCCGTCATCTCCACCGACACGTGCACGTTCACGCGCGAACAGAAGGCGATGTGGGAAGGCGACTGGACGAAGATTCCCATGGGCATGCCCGGCCTCGAAACACTCATGCCGCTCACCTACACGCGCGGCGTACTCGGCGGACGTCTCTCGCTCGAGGAGATGTGCATGAAGCTGAGCACGAATCCGGCGCGCATCATGGGGTTGTATCCGAGAAAGGGCGCGATTCAGATTGGGGCCGACGCGGATCTCGCGATCATTCATCCGACGAAGACGATGACCGTCCGTCCGTCGTCGATGGAGACGAATGCCGATTGGTCGCCGTACGAAGGGTGGAATCTCGCCGGCTTCTCCCGCACCACGCTTTCGCGCGGCGACGTCATCGTCGACGACTACAAGGTCGTCGGTGAGGCGGGCCGAGGACGTTGGCTGCCGCGAACGAGCGCGGGTCTCGCGGCGCCGGCCGAGCGCAGTCGGATCGCCGCATCGGCGGCGGCGCTGCGCTTCGCCGCTGACGCCGAGCAGTTGGTGCAGGCGTCATGAGCCGGCAGATCGAGCGGCCGGATGGTCGTGTCGAACTCGTGGACACCGCGCGCGTCGACGCGAGCCCGCTGTCGAATCACGATCTCGCGCCCGTGCCGCTCGGCGCCCGAGACTGGAGCACGTACAACTACGCGGCGCTGTGGATCAGCATGGCGCACTGCATTCCGACCTACATGCTCGCGTCTGGGCTGCTCGCCGCGGGCATGAGTTGGTCGCAGGCGATCATTACAATTCTCTTGGGGAATAGTATCGTTCTGATACCAATTCTCCTCAACTCGCATCCCGGCACCAAGTACGGCATTCCGTTCCCCGTCTTCGCGCGCGCGTCGTACGGCACCATCGGCTCCAATCTCCCCGCGTTGATGCGCGCGCTCGTCGCGTGCGGATGGTTCGGCATTCAGGCGTGGATCGGCGGCGAGGCGCTGAACACGTTCTTCGGCGTCGTCGTTCCCGGATGGGAGCATCTCCTTCCCGGCAGCGTGGACGGACACACGACAACGGCGTGGATCTCGTTCCTGCTCTTCTGGGGCATGAACGTGTGGGTCATCGTGCGCGGGATGGATCTCCTGCGCCGCGTTGAAAATTGGGCGGCGCCGTTCGTACTCGTCATGGCCGCGGTGCTCCTGGTGTGGGCGATTCGCGAAGCGCACGGTGTCGGTCCGTTGCTGCGCGATCACGGCAAGTTTCACAGTTTCGGCGAATTCCTGCCGGTGTTCGTTCCGTCGCTCACGGCGATGATCGGCTACTGGGCGACGCTCTCGCTCAACATGCCGGACTTCACGCGATTCGGCCGCAGCCAACGCGATCAGGCGCTCGGCCAGATCGTCGCGCTGCCGACGACGATGACGGTCTTCGCGGCGATGGGCGTGCTCATCACGAGCGCCACGGTGATCATCTACGGCGAAGCGATCTGGGACCCGGTGAAGCTCGTCGCGAAGTTCCACGCGCCGTTGGTCGTCGCACTGTCGATGTTCACCGTCGTGATCGCGACGCTGGCCGTGAACATCGCCGCGAACGTCGTCTCGCCCGCGAACGATTTCGCGAACGTGTTTCCGAAGGCGATCAACTTTCGCCGCGGCGGATTGCTCACCGGCGTGCTCGGGATCGCGATGATGCCGTGGCGTCTCCTCGCCGATCCCTCGGGATACATCTTCAACTGGCTCCTCGGCTACTCGGGCGGTCTCGGCTCGATCGCCGGCGTGCTGATCGCGGACTACTGGCTCGTGCGGAAGACTCGGCTCGAGTTAGAGGATTTGTATCTTCCCGACGGCGTGTACCGCTACCACAATGGGTGGAACTGGAACGCCGTCGTCGCGACGATTCTGGGCTGCGCGCTCGCGTGGGGCGGGCTCGTGATTCCCGTGCTCAAGCCGTTGTATTCGTATGCGTGGTTCGTGGGGTTCATCGTGGCGGGAGGAGCGTATTACGCCACAAGTGTTCTCTTCTCGGCCGACATCGTCATCCTCGCGACCGAGCGGAGCGAGGGAGACGAGGATCTGCTTTCGTGATCGCCGCTGGATAGTGTGACCCAAGAGCAGATCCTCGACTCGCTACGCTCGCGAGGATGACTACTGGAGACTTATGCCCCGACTCGTCAAAGCCGGCCTCATTCAGGCCACGCACGCCTGCTCGACCGCCGAGAAGCTCGACACCATTCGCGACGCGAACGTCGAGAAGCACGTCGCGCTCATCGAACAGGCCGCGCGCGAAGGCGTGCAGATCCTGTGCATGCAGGAGATCTTCACCGGCCCATACTTTTGCGCCGAGCAATCGACGCGCTGGTATGAATCGACGGAGCGCATTCCCGACGGGCCGACGACGAAGCTCATGCAGGAGCTCGCGAAGAAGCACCGCATGGTGATCGTCGTGCCGCTGTACGAAGAGGAAACGACCGGCGTCTACTACAACACCGCCGCCGTGATCGACGCCGACGGCACCTACCTCGGCAAGTATCGCAAGAACCACATTCCGCATACCGCGCCGGGCTTCTGGGAAAAGTTCTACTTCAAGCCCGGCAACCTTGGCTACCCGGTATTCAAGACGAAGTACGCGGACGTCGGCGTGTATATCTGCTACGACCGCCATTTCCCTGAGGGCGCGCGCGAGCTCGGCCTCAATGGCGCCGAGATCGTGTTCAATCCGTCGGCGACCGTCGCGGGCTTATCAGAATACTTATGGAAGCTCGAGCAGCCGGCGCACGCGGTCGCGAACGCGTTTTTCGTGGGCGCCATCAATCGCGTCGGCTACGAGGCGCCGTGGAACATCGGCGAGTTCTATGGGCAGAGCTACTTCTGCGATCCGCGCGGCCAGTTCGTGGCGAGCGCGTCGCGCGACAGGACGGAGCTCGTCACCGCCGAGTTGGATCTCGACAAGATCCGCGAAGTGCGGAATGTGTGGCAGTTCTACCGGGATCGTAGACCAGAGACGTATGGTGGGCTGGTCAAGTTGTAGTGGCCATCAAAAAAAATGACAACGACAAGATCAGACCAAATCGGACAAAATCTGTTGTTCCGTCTTCGGTGAAGCATTCTCGCGGGCTGGACAGATCCGGTCATATGTTGTCTGATCTTGTCGTCGTGTTGCGGTTAGGCCCCGATCACCCTCCTACAGATACCGCAGAAACCTCTCCCGCCCATTCAAGAAGTCGCGCGTCACCACCACGTGGTCCAGCTCCTCATACTCGACCCGCGCGATAGACCCTCCATCGAACGAGTAGATGCTGGCCCCGGGATACCCGAGCAGAATGGGCGAATGCGTCGCGATGATGAACTGCGCGTTGTCCTGAATCATGTCGCCGATCATCGAGATCAACGCCAGTTGACTCTGCGGCGACAGCGGCGCCTCGGGTTCATCGAGCAGATACAAACCGTCCGGCACGAATCGCGAACGAAAGAGCTTGAGAAAGCTCTGGCCGTGTGAGTTCGCGTCGAGATTGACGCCGTACCGCTGCTCCATCTCCATCAGCGATCGCATCGCCGGCAAACGCGCGAGAGTCCTCGCATGCGCCGATCGATTCGCGAATTCGGTCTCGATCTCTTCGAGCCGTCCCAACATTTCCGCCCGCAACCTGGACAGCGCCTTCGCGAATCCGAAAAAGTCCTCGGCGCGCAGGAAGAAGCCACGGCGAACGCGGCGGTTCCACACGAGCTTGATCGCGCTGCCGAGCTCGCGTTGCGCGTTGAGGGTCGGATCGCTGTCGAGGCTCTCGCTGCCGATCGTCGGCAGCCCGGCGGCCGCGGCAATTCCCTCGAGCAGCGTCGACTTGCCGGAGCCGTTTTCGCCCACCAGAAACGTGACCGTCGCGCTCGCCTCCAACGCGCGCAGATTGCGAATGACGGGCACGTTGAACGGGAAACGGTCGCCCGCAATGGCGCCTCGCGGCTCGATCGATCGCAAATGCGGCATTGCCGTATCCTATTTCGCCGGCGAGTCGTCAAACAGGGTCCATAAGAACTCATGTTTCGCCCTCCCCCCCACCGCCGCCCCGCTTGAGCGAAGACCGTTATCGCTCCGTCGTCGACAATTCGCCGTACGGCATCTATCGCGTCACATACGATGGCCAGTTCATCACCGTGAACCCGGCCCTCTGTAAGATCGTCGGCTACACCGCGGATGAGCTCTTTGCCGCGGGAATCGCCGCGCTGTATGTGAACGCGCACGAGCGGCACCGGTGGGTGTCCGCGTTCGATGCTCGGCCGCACGGCACGCCCGTGGATGTGCCGTGGCGCCGCAAGGACGGCAACATCATCATGACGCGCGTGTGGGTGTACGCCGACCGGGACGAGCAGGGGCGCATCGTCTACTTCGACGGCTACGTCGAAGACGTCACGCCGCAGCGCGCGACCGAGCAAGCGCTGCGTCAGGCCGAGAAGCTCGCGGCGCTCGGCCAGCTCGTGTCGGGGGTCGCGCACGAGTTGAACAACCCGCTTTCGGCGATCCTTCTCTTCACGGAGGATCTGCTGTCCGTGGAGCGGCCGGACGACGAGTCCGAGGCGCTGACGATCATCGCGCAGCAGGCGAAGCGGTCGCGAGCCATCGTGCGCGATCTGCTGACCTTTGTGCGCAGAGGCGAGGTAACGCGCGCACCCGTTGCCGCACGCGTACTCCTCGAGCACGTGAGTCGGGCATTGCTGCCGCAGCTCGGCGAGCTTGGCGTGGAGCTCCGTCTCGAGACGAACGGCGAGTTGTTGCACGTCGATCAGGCGGCGATGGAGCAGGTGCTGACGAATCTCGTCGTCAACGCGGCGCAGGCGACCGGCGGCAACGGCAGCGTATGCGTTCGCGTGCGATCCGAGGCAACCATGCACCTGATCGAAGTCGAGGACGACGGCCCGGGCATCCCTCCGGATGTGCTCCCGCGGATCTTCGAGCCGTTCTTCACGACGAAGCCGTCGGGACAAGGGACGGGACTCGGCCTCTCGGTGACGATGGGTATCGTGCAACAGCACGGCGGAACGATCGTGGCCGAGAATCGCTGTCCTGTGAGTGACGGCGGTAGTGGCGCGCGGTTCACCGTGCGTCTGCCGGCTCCTGCGCGCGCTGTCGCCATCGCGGATCAGGCGATTGCGGAAGATGCAATCGCGGACGGCCAGTCCGCCGCCTGATCGGCGAGTCGCGACGTTCAGACGTTCAACGGCAGCGTTGGCTGTCTGTATATTGGGGACCATGTCCAACACCGCATCTTCCTCCCTGCCATCGCGGGCGGACGCGCTTGCCTTGATGCACGAGTACACCGCCAGCGAGTCGCTCAGAAAGCACATGCTGACGGTGGAAGCCGCGATGCGCGCGTATGCGTCACACTTCGGTGAAGATCCCGAGCGCTGGGGACTGGCGGGTCTGATCCACGACTTCGACTACGAACGCTTTCCAAACAACGCGCACTCGGCGACGGAGGAGCATCCCTCGGAAGGCGTGCGCATTCTGCGCGAGCGTGGATGGCCCGACGACATCCTGCAGGCGATTCTCGGGCACGCGGCATACACCAACGTGCCGCGCACGACGCGCATGGCGCAGGCGTTGTTCGCGGTGGACGAGCTGTCGGGCCTCATCACGGCGACGGCGCTCGTCAAACCGACCCGCAGCATCTTCGACGTTGACGCGAAGTCCGTGCGGAAAAAGATGAAAGACAAGGCGTTCGCGAAGGGAGTGAATCGCGATGACGTCATGGTGGGTGCGCAGGAATTGGGTGTCTCCGATGACATGGAACGACACATCCAGTTCGTCATCGACGCCATGAAAGGCGTCGCGGACGCGATCGGGCTGGCTGGCGTGCAGCCGGCAAGTGACCCTGCCGCGACCGCGGGCGAGCCGGGCCGTTGACGATCAACGCTCATGGCGGGTCGTCCGTTAATGAGAGTGGACACCGGCCACGCCTCGATGACGGCTGTTTTTGCTGCGACAACACTCGAACTGCCGTTCCGTATGCCGTCACCTAGTACGTCCGGCGACGCCAGAGCGGACGAACGGGCGCTTGTCGTCGCTGCGCAGCGCGGAGAATCGGAAGCTTTCGCGAGTCTCGTGCGGCAGCATCAGCGTCGAGCGTACGCCGTGTGTCGCGCGATCGTGCTCACGCACGAGGACGCGGAGGACGCGGTGCAGGAAGGATTTCTTCACGCCTTCAAGGCACTGGACCGGTTCCTTCCCGATCAACCGTTCGGCGCGTGGCTGTACCGCATCATGGCCAATGCGTCGCTGGATCTGGTGCGGCGGCGGAAGGTTCGCGATGCGGACGAGCTGCCGGATACGGTTCCCATGCCGTTTCGGGATCCGGGCGAGTCAGACGAGCTTCGGCGGCGCTTGAACCAGGCGCTCACGAAGTTGTCCGAACGCCAGCGCGCGGTGATCGTGTTGCACGACGTTGAAGGATTTACTCACGGAGAAATTGGTGGCATGCTGGGGATTCCAGAGGGCACGGCCCGCTCGGATCTCCATCATGCGAGAGCGGCGCTGAGGCGCCTGTTGCAGGACGTTCGGAGCGATTTGTGAGGACCCCATGAGCGATATTCGACTCTTCAACTACGATGACGACGAGGTGACCGGCGGGCTTCGCTCGCTGTATGCCGCCCCGTCGGGCGATGCGTATTGGAACGAGCTCGAAGCGCGCATCATGGCGCGCGTCGCCGACGTCGACATCGGCTGGTGGACGGAGCTCGATCGCTGGGTGCGCCCGGCGCTCGCCGCCGCCGCCGTGCTGCTGATCGCGGCCGGCATCGCGATGTTCCGCGCGCATCAGGTGGAAAACGAGATCGCCGCCGACAGCATGTTGTCGTCCCCCGCCGTACCGGTGTCAAGCGCCGTGCGTCCGTCGCTCGACGACGACCGCAGTGCACGTATTCGTTACCTCTTCGGCTGTTCCAGCCAGGATGCCTCATGCAGCGCTCCAAACAGCAAGCGCTGATGTTCCTGTTGGGCGCCGTGCTCGTCGGCGGCGCGCTCGGCATGTCCGCCGACCGGTACATCGCGCACGACAAGTTTGCCTCGCAGTTCGGACCGCGCGTCAAGTTCTACGACGAGATGGGTCTGAACGAGACGCAGCGCAACACGCTCGACTCGCTGGCGTTTCAGCAGGACTGCGCCATTCGCACGTTGCTCGCGCCGCAGAAGCCGGCGCTCGATTCGATCAAGGCGCGGTTCCATCGCCAGGGTGATGCCGTCTTCACCGCGGAACAACGCGCGAAGCTGGATGTACGTCGCAAGGAAACCAAGGCTCGGCACGATGCCGAGCAGTCCAAGGAGCCCAAGAGAACATGCGCAGGAAACTGATTGTTGTTTCGCTGCTCGCGGCGCCGATGATGCTTGGCGCGCAGCAGATGACCGATACCACGTTCCATACAATCTCGCTCGCGGATGCACTGCGGTTGGCGACCGAGAACAACGTTTCGAACATCACGGCGGCAAACTCCGTCCGGCTGGCGAACAACAGCGTGCGTTCGGCGCGGGCGGAGTGGTATCCCAGTTTGTCGGCGAGCACGAACCAGAGTATCAACCAGGGCGATCGTCTCGGGCCGAGCAACAACCTGATCCCGATCGCCTCGAAGTGGGCATACACGACATCGTTACAGTCGGCGATGACGGTGTACGACGGTGGCCGTACGCGTGCCGACGTGCGCACGCAGCAGTCCAACGTCGCGCAGCAGCAGGCGAACCAGATCAACACAGAGTTCAACATCTCGTTCAACGTCAAGCAAGCGTATAACGCCGCGCTTGCCGCACGTGAGAGCGAAGCGGCGGCGCGAGCGCAGCTCGCGACCGCGCAGCTCCAGCTCC is a window encoding:
- a CDS encoding GIY-YIG nuclease family protein; its protein translation is MRQYYAYILASKSRNLYNGISNDLLRRMWEHRNGLCTFTSRYKINRLVYYEVFDEAMFAIIREKQIKHMLRAQKIALIERTNPAWDDLANEWFE
- a CDS encoding aspartate aminotransferase family protein, with protein sequence MPPCPHTPRPYTGPSRDEIIAMRRHYTNPTIFTLYAEPLLIVEGFMQYLFDETGRRYLDFFAGIVTVSVGHCHPHVVRAVQEQSATLQHTTTIYLHPNFAVFAKRLASKMPKGSGLEVTYFTNSGSEANDLAVTMARLHTGHTDVIAVRNGYHGGSPSAMGLTSHNTWKFPVGGDGHVHHAINPDPYRSPFTGTPEEIATKSVADIRDVIRYSTPGNVAAFIAEPIQGVGGATRGARNYLREAYAVVREHGGLCIADEVQTGFGRTGEHFWGFENFDVVPDFVTMAKGIGNGAPLAAVTTRMDIARTLAQRLHFNTYGGNPVSMAAGLAVLDVIEREEIQRNARERGAEVRAGLERLQRAHPLIGDVRGMGLMLGVELVSDRAAKTPAKKQAVEVLEASRELGLLLGKGGLDGNVLRIKPPMCITAADVEFAIDVLDEALRRSSSRP
- the hydA gene encoding dihydropyrimidinase, coding for MHFDTIIKSGNVVTPAGTFTGDVGITGEKISALGADLGTDAGKVIDASGHHVIPGVLDVHVHLELPFCGTVSADDYRSGTRAGARGGVTTLIDFAIPPAGGTLNDAADLWMKKAEGKSLIDYTFHICITKYQDQKDQIRGMVERGFPTFKEFMIYESEGWQSDDRALFGTLERMREYGAMLLVHAESARVLDELIARHHTPELMREYGARLHAITRPNFVEAEAIQRAVQWSEATGGQLYIVHMSTGEGADIIRAAQTRGVPVIAETCVQYLVLDDSVFARDDGHLFACCPQLKKPKDVERLWAGLKHGEVSVISTDTCTFTREQKAMWEGDWTKIPMGMPGLETLMPLTYTRGVLGGRLSLEEMCMKLSTNPARIMGLYPRKGAIQIGADADLAIIHPTKTMTVRPSSMETNADWSPYEGWNLAGFSRTTLSRGDVIVDDYKVVGEAGRGRWLPRTSAGLAAPAERSRIAASAAALRFAADAEQLVQAS
- a CDS encoding NCS1 family nucleobase:cation symporter-1, with amino-acid sequence MSRQIERPDGRVELVDTARVDASPLSNHDLAPVPLGARDWSTYNYAALWISMAHCIPTYMLASGLLAAGMSWSQAIITILLGNSIVLIPILLNSHPGTKYGIPFPVFARASYGTIGSNLPALMRALVACGWFGIQAWIGGEALNTFFGVVVPGWEHLLPGSVDGHTTTAWISFLLFWGMNVWVIVRGMDLLRRVENWAAPFVLVMAAVLLVWAIREAHGVGPLLRDHGKFHSFGEFLPVFVPSLTAMIGYWATLSLNMPDFTRFGRSQRDQALGQIVALPTTMTVFAAMGVLITSATVIIYGEAIWDPVKLVAKFHAPLVVALSMFTVVIATLAVNIAANVVSPANDFANVFPKAINFRRGGLLTGVLGIAMMPWRLLADPSGYIFNWLLGYSGGLGSIAGVLIADYWLVRKTRLELEDLYLPDGVYRYHNGWNWNAVVATILGCALAWGGLVIPVLKPLYSYAWFVGFIVAGGAYYATSVLFSADIVILATERSEGDEDLLS
- a CDS encoding nitrilase-related carbon-nitrogen hydrolase, which encodes MPRLVKAGLIQATHACSTAEKLDTIRDANVEKHVALIEQAAREGVQILCMQEIFTGPYFCAEQSTRWYESTERIPDGPTTKLMQELAKKHRMVIVVPLYEEETTGVYYNTAAVIDADGTYLGKYRKNHIPHTAPGFWEKFYFKPGNLGYPVFKTKYADVGVYICYDRHFPEGARELGLNGAEIVFNPSATVAGLSEYLWKLEQPAHAVANAFFVGAINRVGYEAPWNIGEFYGQSYFCDPRGQFVASASRDRTELVTAELDLDKIREVRNVWQFYRDRRPETYGGLVKL
- a CDS encoding AAA family ATPase; the protein is MPHLRSIEPRGAIAGDRFPFNVPVIRNLRALEASATVTFLVGENGSGKSTLLEGIAAAAGLPTIGSESLDSDPTLNAQRELGSAIKLVWNRRVRRGFFLRAEDFFGFAKALSRLRAEMLGRLEEIETEFANRSAHARTLARLPAMRSLMEMEQRYGVNLDANSHGQSFLKLFRSRFVPDGLYLLDEPEAPLSPQSQLALISMIGDMIQDNAQFIIATHSPILLGYPGASIYSFDGGSIARVEYEELDHVVVTRDFLNGRERFLRYL
- a CDS encoding ATP-binding protein; the encoded protein is MSEDRYRSVVDNSPYGIYRVTYDGQFITVNPALCKIVGYTADELFAAGIAALYVNAHERHRWVSAFDARPHGTPVDVPWRRKDGNIIMTRVWVYADRDEQGRIVYFDGYVEDVTPQRATEQALRQAEKLAALGQLVSGVAHELNNPLSAILLFTEDLLSVERPDDESEALTIIAQQAKRSRAIVRDLLTFVRRGEVTRAPVAARVLLEHVSRALLPQLGELGVELRLETNGELLHVDQAAMEQVLTNLVVNAAQATGGNGSVCVRVRSEATMHLIEVEDDGPGIPPDVLPRIFEPFFTTKPSGQGTGLGLSVTMGIVQQHGGTIVAENRCPVSDGGSGARFTVRLPAPARAVAIADQAIAEDAIADGQSAA
- a CDS encoding HD domain-containing protein, which encodes MSNTASSSLPSRADALALMHEYTASESLRKHMLTVEAAMRAYASHFGEDPERWGLAGLIHDFDYERFPNNAHSATEEHPSEGVRILRERGWPDDILQAILGHAAYTNVPRTTRMAQALFAVDELSGLITATALVKPTRSIFDVDAKSVRKKMKDKAFAKGVNRDDVMVGAQELGVSDDMERHIQFVIDAMKGVADAIGLAGVQPASDPAATAGEPGR
- a CDS encoding sigma-70 family RNA polymerase sigma factor yields the protein MPSPSTSGDARADERALVVAAQRGESEAFASLVRQHQRRAYAVCRAIVLTHEDAEDAVQEGFLHAFKALDRFLPDQPFGAWLYRIMANASLDLVRRRKVRDADELPDTVPMPFRDPGESDELRRRLNQALTKLSERQRAVIVLHDVEGFTHGEIGGMLGIPEGTARSDLHHARAALRRLLQDVRSDL